In one window of Thermodesulfobacteriota bacterium DNA:
- a CDS encoding methionyl-tRNA formyltransferase gives MRYVFIGAVDFSAACLETMLRMGLDMAGIFCLEKRAASVNSDYSDLGEVARKHGKPCRHFRRIRDEAENIRALKPDVIFVMGLSQVIPSEILGIPSIGTIGSHPALLPRNRGRHPIIWAIANGLTNSGLTLFWLDSGIDTGDIWAQREFAIGPNDDASIVYDRVKGLASEMLEAHIPELEKGVARSRPQDGSCANTLRKRTAKDGEIDWRMGTKRICDLMRALYRPYPGAHCMHNGREVKVWKGKELRITGAARDFEPGKVLSSESGSIVVKTGDSAIELVEHGFERLPSAGEYL, from the coding sequence ATGAGGTATGTCTTCATAGGAGCGGTGGACTTCAGCGCGGCATGCCTTGAGACGATGCTCAGGATGGGCCTCGATATGGCCGGCATATTCTGTCTTGAAAAAAGGGCTGCTTCCGTGAACAGCGATTACTCCGACCTGGGCGAGGTGGCAAGGAAGCACGGGAAACCATGCAGGCACTTCAGAAGGATAAGGGACGAAGCAGAAAACATAAGGGCGCTTAAGCCGGATGTCATATTCGTCATGGGCCTGTCTCAGGTAATCCCGTCCGAGATACTCGGGATTCCATCTATCGGCACTATCGGGAGCCACCCGGCGCTTCTCCCCAGGAACAGGGGAAGGCACCCGATAATATGGGCCATCGCCAACGGTCTTACGAATAGCGGCCTTACGCTCTTCTGGCTCGATAGCGGCATCGACACAGGCGACATATGGGCGCAAAGAGAGTTTGCAATCGGGCCTAATGATGACGCCTCGATTGTCTACGACAGGGTAAAGGGGCTCGCCTCCGAGATGCTTGAGGCCCATATACCCGAGCTTGAGAAAGGGGTCGCGAGGAGTAGGCCGCAGGACGGCTCCTGTGCCAATACCCTGAGAAAAAGGACCGCGAAGGACGGCGAGATAGACTGGAGGATGGGGACAAAGAGGATATGCGACCTCATGAGGGCCCTTTACAGGCCGTATCCCGGAGCGCACTGCATGCACAACGGCAGGGAAGTGAAGGTGTGGAAAGGGAAGGAATTGAGGATAACCGGGGCTGCCCGTGATTTCGAGCCCGGGAAGGTGCTTTCGTCTGAGAGCGGGAGCATAGTCGTAAAGACCGGGGACAGCGCGATAGAGCTTGTTGAGCACGGCTTTGAACGCCTTCCGTCCGCCGGAGAATACCTGTGA
- a CDS encoding PIG-L family deacetylase codes for MRVLVISPHPDDETLGCGGTLLKHAARGDELFWMIVTGMSAEAGFEIERVKRRDGEIAAVSKAYGFREVIRPGFPAAGLDTVPRAGLIRRLSEAFSAVKPEAIYIPHPGDIHSDHRAASEAALSAAKAFRCPWIRRIAAFETLSETEFAPPLVGRAFLPNSFSDVTGGLERKIEIMETYAGETAEHPFPRSRDSIRALAALRGATAGVKYAESFVVLKEIW; via the coding sequence GTGAGGGTGCTTGTCATATCGCCCCATCCGGACGACGAGACCCTCGGCTGCGGCGGCACCCTTTTAAAGCACGCGGCAAGGGGCGATGAGCTATTCTGGATGATTGTAACCGGAATGTCGGCTGAGGCGGGGTTTGAAATAGAGCGGGTGAAAAGAAGGGACGGGGAGATAGCCGCCGTTTCGAAGGCATACGGGTTCAGGGAGGTAATAAGGCCGGGCTTTCCCGCTGCCGGGCTTGATACGGTCCCGAGAGCAGGGCTTATCAGGAGGCTCTCGGAGGCGTTCTCTGCCGTAAAGCCGGAAGCCATATATATCCCGCACCCGGGCGACATACATTCAGACCACAGGGCCGCCTCCGAAGCGGCGCTCTCGGCTGCAAAGGCGTTCAGATGCCCGTGGATACGGAGGATAGCGGCTTTCGAGACCCTTTCGGAGACGGAGTTCGCGCCGCCGCTCGTTGGGCGGGCCTTCCTGCCGAACAGCTTCTCGGACGTGACCGGAGGCCTTGAACGGAAGATCGAGATAATGGAGACCTACGCCGGGGAGACGGCGGAGCACCCGTTCCCGAGGAGCAGGGACAGCATAAGGGCGCTTGCCGCCTTGAGGGGCGCTACCGCTGGCGTCAAGTACGCCGAGTCCTTCGTTGTATTGAAGGAGATATGGTGA
- a CDS encoding sugar phosphate nucleotidyltransferase gives MDSQKVKSLTIGPEATIKNAMQCLNDAGEKILFVTDERGGLIGVVTDGDIRRGIINGLDLSSPVGKVMRPDFICLSRGVPDLKKKAKALMKKHLIEYVPVLNRNRELVDIISWIECLNGNGRPPQDMLGHPVVIMAGGMGTRLDPFTKILPKPLIPYGSKPIVEHIMDGLHEWGFHEFILVLNYKKEVIKLYFGENRRQYSVEFVEEDGFCGTAGGVSLLKDRLKSTFILTNCDTILETDYREILRWHGEKGNMLTIIGSHREVSIPYGVLNMANGSFVDIREKPKLDFFINTGTYVLEPEVLDFLERGGHADMDSLITLAKKRYPEKVSVFPSWGNWFDIGKWDEYRMSLKRMESVEN, from the coding sequence ATGGACTCTCAGAAGGTCAAATCGCTTACCATAGGACCGGAGGCCACGATAAAAAATGCCATGCAGTGCCTGAACGACGCGGGCGAGAAGATACTCTTCGTTACGGACGAGCGGGGCGGCCTTATAGGGGTAGTCACGGACGGAGACATAAGAAGGGGCATAATCAACGGCCTCGACCTCTCGTCCCCGGTCGGGAAGGTGATGAGGCCGGATTTCATCTGCCTAAGCCGGGGGGTCCCTGACCTGAAAAAAAAGGCGAAGGCGCTGATGAAAAAGCACCTCATCGAATACGTGCCGGTCCTCAACCGGAACAGGGAGCTCGTTGACATAATCTCCTGGATCGAGTGCCTTAACGGGAACGGCAGGCCGCCGCAGGACATGCTCGGGCACCCTGTAGTCATAATGGCCGGGGGCATGGGCACGAGGCTTGACCCCTTCACGAAAATACTCCCCAAGCCGCTTATCCCATACGGCAGCAAGCCCATAGTCGAGCACATCATGGACGGCCTGCACGAGTGGGGCTTTCACGAGTTCATACTAGTCCTCAATTACAAGAAAGAGGTCATAAAGCTCTATTTCGGGGAGAACAGACGTCAATACTCGGTCGAGTTCGTGGAGGAGGACGGGTTCTGCGGCACCGCGGGGGGCGTAAGCCTCTTGAAAGACAGATTGAAGAGCACATTCATACTCACGAACTGCGACACCATCCTCGAGACCGACTACCGGGAGATACTCAGGTGGCATGGGGAGAAGGGCAACATGCTTACGATTATCGGCTCGCACAGGGAGGTTTCCATACCTTACGGCGTATTGAACATGGCAAACGGCTCTTTCGTGGACATAAGGGAGAAGCCCAAGCTCGATTTCTTCATAAACACCGGCACATATGTGCTTGAGCCCGAGGTGCTCGACTTTCTCGAAAGGGGAGGGCACGCGGACATGGACTCTCTCATAACCCTGGCCAAGAAGAGGTATCCGGAAAAGGTGAGCGTTTTCCCGAGCTGGGGGAACTGGTTCGACATCGGCAAATGGGACGAATACAGGATGAGCCTCAAGAGGATGGAAAGCGTTGAGAACTGA
- a CDS encoding SDR family oxidoreductase: MRTEKGIFSCEGKAALVAGGCGLIGKAAAAALAKAGAYVIVADTDRRAGRALSGSLGCGFVRLDIGSEASIRAGLREAVRKAGRIDILVNSAYPRTKDWGREPEKTAFNSWKSNVNRHLGGYFLLSRLACEEMKASGGGSVISMASVYGVVGPDFSLYSGTDMTMPAAYPAIKAGVLGYTRYLASSYGGHNIRVNAVSPGGVHNGQPASFVRRYSAKVPLKRMAAPEDISGAIVFLASDAAGYITGQNLIVDGGLTAV, encoded by the coding sequence TTGAGAACTGAAAAGGGCATCTTCTCGTGCGAGGGCAAGGCCGCGCTCGTGGCGGGAGGGTGCGGCCTCATAGGGAAAGCTGCGGCCGCCGCGCTCGCGAAAGCAGGCGCATACGTCATCGTCGCGGACACGGACAGGCGGGCTGGCAGGGCCTTGAGCGGGTCCCTGGGGTGCGGTTTTGTGAGGCTCGACATCGGGTCAGAGGCCTCCATAAGGGCGGGCTTAAGGGAGGCGGTGAGAAAGGCCGGGCGAATTGACATACTCGTGAACTCCGCGTATCCGAGGACAAAAGACTGGGGCCGGGAGCCCGAAAAGACCGCCTTCAATTCATGGAAGAGTAACGTGAACAGGCATCTCGGAGGCTACTTTCTCCTGAGCCGCCTTGCATGCGAGGAAATGAAGGCAAGCGGCGGCGGAAGCGTCATAAGCATGGCCTCGGTATACGGCGTGGTCGGCCCGGATTTTTCGCTCTACTCAGGCACTGACATGACTATGCCCGCGGCGTATCCCGCGATAAAGGCCGGCGTACTCGGGTACACGAGATACCTGGCGTCGAGCTACGGCGGACATAACATCAGGGTAAACGCGGTATCTCCCGGCGGCGTCCATAACGGCCAGCCGGCGTCCTTCGTGAGGAGGTACTCGGCAAAAGTGCCGCTCAAGAGGATGGCCGCTCCTGAAGACATATCCGGGGCGATCGTATTCCTTGCTTCAGACGCTGCAGGCTACATAACCGGGCAGAACCTTATAGTGGACGGAGGGCTTACGGCAGTATGA
- a CDS encoding Gfo/Idh/MocA family oxidoreductase: protein MRAIVAGFGSAGKRHLSNLLDLEGMEVVTVLTSRCSGEWSGPPSIKFIGSIDKVGKRGAPSGADFAILANETGKHLETAVALAERGIDLFIEKPLSHSLEGVESLVDAVRESGVRVFMAYNMRFMGAIRRLKEELNRGAVGAPYFARIEAGLFLPHWRPGSDYRKGYSASRERGGGVHLDLSHELDYMRFLFGDPLSWKTARAGVSSLEIDSEDVFEGIYRYEDGFICSVHLDYLQRRKTRKIIVVGSLGRLECDLVEGRIVLEAKGRTERIEDESLFGLDGTYKDELRYFLGALSRGEDPEPGLHDGIAVLRLLEDSSVRQ from the coding sequence ATGAGGGCTATTGTGGCGGGTTTCGGCTCAGCCGGGAAAAGGCACCTCTCGAACCTCCTCGATCTGGAGGGCATGGAGGTGGTGACGGTCCTTACCTCGCGCTGCTCAGGAGAGTGGTCGGGCCCGCCGAGCATTAAGTTCATAGGCTCGATTGACAAGGTCGGTAAAAGGGGCGCGCCCTCGGGCGCGGACTTCGCGATACTCGCCAATGAAACGGGGAAGCACCTTGAAACTGCTGTCGCGCTCGCTGAGAGGGGTATAGACCTTTTTATCGAGAAGCCGCTTTCGCACAGCCTTGAAGGGGTCGAATCGCTCGTAGATGCGGTCAGGGAGAGCGGGGTTAGGGTCTTCATGGCTTATAACATGAGGTTCATGGGAGCGATACGGAGGCTGAAGGAGGAGCTAAATAGGGGCGCCGTGGGTGCGCCGTATTTCGCGCGCATAGAGGCGGGGCTGTTCCTGCCGCATTGGAGGCCCGGGAGCGATTACAGGAAGGGCTACAGCGCGAGCAGGGAAAGGGGCGGAGGGGTGCACCTCGATCTCTCCCACGAGCTGGACTACATGCGTTTCCTTTTCGGCGACCCGCTCTCGTGGAAGACGGCCAGGGCGGGCGTAAGCTCCCTTGAGATAGACTCCGAGGACGTATTCGAGGGCATATACCGCTACGAGGACGGGTTCATCTGCAGCGTCCACCTCGACTATCTCCAGAGGCGGAAGACGAGAAAGATAATCGTCGTGGGCAGCCTCGGCAGGCTCGAATGCGACCTCGTCGAAGGGAGGATCGTCCTGGAGGCGAAAGGCAGGACGGAGCGGATAGAGGACGAGAGCCTCTTCGGCCTAGACGGCACATATAAGGACGAGCTTCGATACTTCCTCGGCGCGCTAAGTAGGGGCGAAGACCCGGAGCCCGGCCTCCACGACGGCATTGCCGTACTGAGACTATTGGAGGATTCGAGTGTACGGCAATAA
- a CDS encoding acylneuraminate cytidylyltransferase family protein — translation MYGNKRVLCVIPARGGSKGLPGKNVMLLAGRPLIAHTIGHARGSRYIDRTIVSTEDLDIARVALENGAEIPFRRPAELAADDSGTLDVLAHAVEAMETGHGCSFEILVLLHATAPLRRPEDIDNCIELLAEKGAGNVFSVARAQRNPYFNMVETKPDGRVGLVKDGSFTTRQDAPPVYEMNSSIYVWRMERFKKERSIFSGGSAIYEMPRERSIDIDDRLDFRMAEMLMDGEGACRRA, via the coding sequence GTGTACGGCAATAAAAGGGTGCTCTGCGTCATACCTGCAAGGGGCGGGTCAAAGGGGCTCCCGGGAAAGAACGTCATGCTGCTCGCGGGAAGGCCGCTAATCGCCCACACCATAGGACACGCGCGCGGCTCCCGCTACATAGACAGGACTATCGTCTCGACGGAAGACCTCGATATCGCGAGGGTGGCGCTGGAAAACGGGGCGGAGATCCCCTTCCGGAGGCCCGCGGAGCTTGCGGCAGACGACAGCGGCACCCTGGACGTGCTCGCCCACGCTGTGGAGGCGATGGAGACCGGGCACGGGTGCTCTTTCGAGATACTGGTGCTCCTGCATGCGACCGCGCCTCTAAGGAGGCCGGAGGACATAGACAACTGCATAGAGCTCCTTGCCGAAAAAGGCGCGGGGAACGTCTTCTCGGTCGCAAGGGCGCAGAGAAACCCCTATTTCAACATGGTTGAGACCAAGCCTGACGGCAGGGTGGGCCTCGTTAAGGACGGCTCTTTCACCACGCGGCAGGACGCGCCTCCGGTATATGAGATGAACTCGTCCATCTACGTATGGCGGATGGAGAGGTTCAAAAAGGAGAGGAGCATATTCTCAGGCGGGAGCGCAATTTACGAGATGCCGAGGGAGAGGTCGATAGATATTGACGACCGGCTTGATTTCAGGATGGCGGAGATGCTCATGGACGGGGAGGGCGCATGCCGGAGAGCGTGA
- a CDS encoding 3-deoxy-manno-octulosonate cytidylyltransferase yields the protein MPESVRVLSETGRGVIGIIPARMASTRFPGKPLRPILGMPMIGHVYLRSRLSPVLDEVYVATCDDVIRDYIQSIGGKAIMTLKSHERASDRTSEAMLKAEDMAGRRAEIVVMIQGDEPMVTPEMIGRAVGPLLADPEVNIVNLMAEISQSEAADPNEVKVVVDMRGDAVYFSREPIPSGGKYKGGLKRFKQVCVIPFRRGALINFNGLGQTPLEIIESVDMLRLIENGLKVRMVAAEAATWSVDTLQDLRKVEQAMMGDPLLARYMGKAAGARA from the coding sequence ATGCCGGAGAGCGTGAGGGTACTATCGGAGACCGGGAGGGGCGTAATCGGGATAATACCGGCAAGGATGGCATCCACGAGGTTCCCCGGCAAGCCGCTCCGCCCCATACTTGGCATGCCCATGATAGGGCACGTGTACCTCCGGAGCAGGCTCTCCCCGGTCCTCGACGAGGTGTACGTGGCAACCTGCGACGACGTGATACGGGACTATATACAGTCGATCGGAGGCAAGGCCATCATGACGCTAAAAAGCCACGAGCGCGCCTCGGACAGGACCTCTGAGGCCATGCTCAAAGCAGAGGACATGGCAGGCAGGCGGGCTGAAATAGTCGTGATGATACAGGGAGACGAGCCGATGGTCACGCCGGAGATGATAGGAAGGGCCGTCGGGCCGCTCCTGGCCGATCCGGAGGTGAATATAGTGAACCTCATGGCCGAAATAAGCCAGTCTGAAGCCGCAGACCCTAACGAGGTGAAGGTGGTGGTCGACATGCGCGGCGACGCAGTCTATTTCTCAAGGGAGCCCATACCCTCGGGAGGCAAATACAAAGGCGGCCTCAAGCGCTTCAAGCAGGTCTGCGTCATCCCGTTCAGGAGGGGAGCCCTCATTAATTTCAACGGCCTTGGCCAGACTCCGCTTGAGATAATCGAATCGGTTGACATGCTGAGGCTCATAGAGAACGGCCTCAAGGTGCGGATGGTGGCTGCAGAGGCCGCGACCTGGAGCGTTGATACGCTCCAGGATTTAAGAAAAGTAGAGCAGGCGATGATGGGCGACCCCCTGCTCGCAAGATACATGGGCAAAGCGGCTGGGGCACGGGCATGA
- a CDS encoding acylneuraminate cytidylyltransferase family protein — MVRMTALVPMRGRSERIPDKNIRDFGGKPLFYWILSTLRGCPSVDRIYVDTDSTAIKEMIGEFFGASIRTIDRPAHLLGEHVSMNRIIEHDMSVIDGGDHFMQTHSTNPLLKLSTIEDAARTYFTGIDKGHDSLFSVTTRHSRFYDAALRPVNHDPARLERTQDLKPLFEENSNLYAFSRESFRACGARIGARPYAYQVPRLESIDIDEMLDFKLAELLFKMQLEEAP; from the coding sequence ATGGTAAGGATGACGGCGCTCGTCCCCATGAGGGGGAGAAGCGAAAGGATACCTGACAAGAACATCAGGGACTTCGGCGGCAAGCCGCTATTTTACTGGATACTCTCGACGCTCAGGGGCTGCCCGAGCGTGGACCGCATTTATGTGGACACCGACAGCACTGCCATAAAGGAAATGATAGGGGAATTTTTCGGCGCATCCATAAGGACGATTGACAGGCCCGCGCACCTCCTTGGCGAGCACGTTTCCATGAACAGGATAATAGAGCACGACATGTCCGTTATCGATGGCGGAGACCATTTCATGCAGACGCATTCCACCAACCCCCTTTTGAAGCTATCGACGATAGAAGACGCGGCCAGGACCTACTTCACCGGCATTGACAAGGGGCACGATTCCCTTTTCTCGGTGACCACGCGCCACTCGAGGTTCTACGACGCGGCCTTGAGGCCGGTAAACCACGACCCGGCGAGGCTTGAGCGCACGCAGGATTTGAAGCCGCTCTTCGAGGAGAACTCGAATTTGTATGCCTTTTCAAGGGAGAGCTTCAGGGCGTGCGGCGCGCGTATAGGCGCGAGGCCCTATGCCTACCAGGTGCCCAGGCTCGAAAGCATAGACATAGACGAAATGCTCGATTTCAAGCTGGCCGAGCTCCTTTTTAAGATGCAGCTCGAGGAGGCCCCGTAA